The following nucleotide sequence is from Pandoraea thiooxydans.
CGGTTACTGCGCGGTGGCCTGCGATCTGCCAGGGTACGGCGCCAGCGCGACAGTCGAACCATACACGCTCGAGCAACTCGCGCTCAGTTGTGTGCAATGCATGGATATCGTCGGCGCGCGCCGCGCAGTGGTGCTTGGCCACAGCATGGGCGGCATGGTGGCGCAGACAATCGCTGCACTGGCGCCGGGCAGGGCCGATGGCCTTATCCTTTACGCTACCTCGGCGGCGTTCGGACGGCCCGACGGCGATTGGCAGCGGGATTTCGTGCGGCAGCGTACGGCCCCCCTCGATGCGGGCTGCAGCATGAGCGAGCTTGCCCGGGATCTGGTGGCGCGCATGGTCGGCCCCACCGCATCGGCCCAAGCCATCGCCGCCGCGGTTGCCGCGATGGGCGCGGTGCCTCCCGAGACCTACCGCGCCGCACTCGGAGCGCTGGTCGCGTTCGATCGTCGCGCCGACTTGCCGCGCATCGCCGTGCCGACCCTCGCGCTGGGCGCCGAAAACGACGGCAACGCGCCACCGGCGGTGCTGCAGAAAATCGCACAACGCATCCCCGGCGCCGAATACGTTTGCCTGCCGCAGGCCGGCCATTTGGCGCACCTCGAGACGCCGGCCGCATTCAACGCGGCGGTGCTCGCATTTCTGTCCCGGCACTTTCCGGCAGCCTCGGCGACATCGCCGATGCCGCCGCGTCCATCCCGTTTTTCGTAGGAGGCTGTCTTGCCATCTCCGTCACGCTCGATCGTCGGCGAACATTTTCCCCTGACCGACGAACAACAGAATCTGCTCTCACTGGCCGAGCAGGTCGGCCGCGAGTCGCTGGCCCCGCGCGCCGCGCGGTGGGATCGCGAGGCGTCGTTCCCGTTCGAGAACTACCATGACATGCGCGCCGCCGGCTTGCTGGGCTTGTGCGTTCCCAAGTCACATGGCGGCCTGGGAGCGGACTATGCGACCTACATGATGGTTTCGGCCGAACTCGGACGTCATTGCGGCGCCACTGCGCTGACGTTCAACATGCACAGCTGCTCGATGATGTGGACCGGCATTCTGGCGGACGATCTCGATATGTCGGACGCGCAGCGGGCCGAGCACCTGCGCTACCGGGAACACCATTTCGAGCGGGTGGTGCGCGATGGCGCGATCTATGCCCAACCATTCTCCGAGGGCAGCGCCGCGGCTGCCGGCAAGGCGCCGTTCGGCACCACCGCGACCAAGGTGGCGGGCGGCTGGCGTATCAACGGTCGCAAGATTTTTGCCTCGCTCTCCGGTGCCGCCAATTACTACGGCGTGCTGTGCACTGAGGAAAGCGCCGCGCCGAGCATGCGCGATACGCTCTACATTGCGGTGCCGGGCGATGCGCCCGGCCTGACCGTGACTGGCGAGTGGGACCCGCTGGGCATGCGCGGCACCGTCTCGCGCACGCTTATCTTCAAGGACGTGTTCGTCGCCGATGAGCTGCAACTGATGCCGCGCGGCGTCTACTATCAGGCCGCCGGCCGCTGGCCGCACATGTTCATGACGCTGGCGCCTACCTATATGGGCATTGCGCAAGCCGCTTATGATTTCACGGTGCAGTACCTGCGCGGCGAGGCGCCCGGCATGGGTGCCCCCGTCAAGCGGCGCATGTACCCGACCAAGCAGATTGCCGTGGCGCAGATGCATATCATGCTCGAACAGACACGGGCGCTGTTCCTGCGGGCGATTCAGGACGCGCGTATCGATCCGGGCAAGCAGGCGCGCTTGCGGGCCTATGCCGCGCAATACACCATCATGGAAAACGCCAATGCGTTGTGCCAGTTGGCGATTCGCACGTGCGGCGGCCAGTCGATGCTCAAGACGCTGCCGCTCGAACGGCTTTACCGCGACTCGCGCTGTGGCGCCCTGATGCTGCCCTGGACGGCCGAACTGTGCCTCGACCGGATCGGCCGCGAGGCGCTGTACGAGCCGGGCGAGAGCGACGACAGTCCGGCCTGAACTGGCCGAGCGATGATCCAACCGGTGCAAGGGAACTCGATGAACAGTCTGGCCGATTTGATTGAACAACATGCGCAGCGCACGCCGCAGCAAATCGCCGTGCGCTGCGTGTCGGCGCGTGACGGCCAGGCCGCGGCGGTCTTCGACTACGCGACGATGTGGCGGCGCATCGAGCGTATCAGCGGTCATTTGAGCGAGACCTGGCGGATCGCGCCCGGCGATCGGGTGGCGTGCCTCGGCTTCAATCACGAGTTGCAGATTTCTCTGCTGTTTGCCTGCATGCGAGTCGGTGCGATGCTCGCGCCGCTCAATATCCGGCTGGCCTTGCCGGAGCTGGCCGCGATCGTGCAACAGGCGGGCGTGCGTGTGCTGTGGTTCGACGAGGCGCATCGAACCCAGGCCGAGGCGCTGCAGGCGCGCCTGGCGGGCCTGCATGCGCTGGAAATCGGTTCGATTCACGACCTGGTGATTCACCCGTCGCCAAAGGGGCTGACGTACGCGCCGGTCGACCCGCATACGCCGGCATTGCTGGCATATACATCGGGTACCACCGGCGAGCCCAAGGGGGCCGTGCATACACAGGCCGCGTTGCTGGCCAACGCCCGGGCGAGCTGGTGGGCGCATGATATGAGCGCGGCCGATCACGTGCTGTCGGTGCTGCCGCTGTTTCATGTCGGCGGCCTGTGCATCCAGACCCTGCCTGCGCTGTTGTGCGGCGCCAGCGTGACGCTGCACGCGCGCTTCGACGCGGGCGCCTGGCTCGATGCAGTGCGCACCGACCGTCCCACGCTGTCGCTGATGGTGCCGGCTACGCTGCGCGCGGTGCTCGGTCATGCCGGCTGGGCCGACGCGGACCTCTCGTCATTGCGCGGCGTGATGGCGGGCTCGTCGGTCGTGCCGCGTGCTTACATCGATGCCTTCCACGAGCGCGGCGTCCCGCTCGGGCAGGTCTATGGCGCCACCGAGACCGGGCCGGTGTCGATCGTGCTCAAATTCGCGCGGGCCATGCGCAAACCCGGCAGTACCGGCATGCCGTGTCCTGGCGTCGAAATCCGCTTGGTACGGCACGGCAAGGATGTCGCGCCCGGTGAGGTGGGCGAGATCTGGGTGCGCGGTGCGAATCTGATGCAAGGCTATTGGGGCGCGCCCGATCATCCGGCGTTCGTCGATGGATGGTTTCACTCGGGCGATCTGGCGCGCTGCGACGCCGAGGGCGATTACGAGGTCGTCGGCCGCAGCAAGGAGATGATCATTTCCGGCGGCGAGAATATCTATCCGGCCGAGATCGAAAACTGGCTGGTGGGATTGCCCGGCGTGGCCGAATGCGCGGTAATCGGGGTGTCCGACGAACGCTGGGGCGAAGTGCCGGTCGCGGTGCTCAGCCTGCATCAGGCCGGGTCGCTCGATGCCGATGCCGTACTGGCGTTTCTCGGCGAGCGTATCGCCCGCTACAAGCTGCCGCGCCGTATCGTGTTCCTGCCGGCGCTGCCCAAGAGCGCGCTGGGCAAGGTGCAAAAGGCAGTGCTGCGCGACGAACTCGCGAAGGGGTAACGCACCGGCGCGGGCGCGGCGGCCCACCGGCGCAACGCTTGCTGCCAGGAATCGCCGCTTGGGCGACAATAGGCGTTTCGTGTCAGCCAGAGAGAGGGCATCATGACGGATTCTGCTGAAACGGCGACCTTGGGCAACGGTTGCTTCTGGTGTACCGAGGCGGTATTCCAGCAGGTCGAAGGGGTGCAGCGGGTGGTCTCGGGGTATGCCGGCGGGCATGTGCGGCAGCCGACGTATCACCAGGTGTGTGACGGCGATACGGATCACGCCGAAGTCGTGCAGGTGACGTTCGACCCGCAGGTGATCAGTTACCGCGAGATCCTGGAAATTTTCTTCGCCACGCATGATCCGACCACGTTGAACCGGCAGGGCAACGACGTGGGCACCCAATACCGCTCGGTGATTTTCTATCACTCGCCGGCACAGCGCGAAGTCGCGGAGCAGCTGATTGCGGAACTCACGCGAGAGCAGTTATACCCCGGTCCGATCGTCACGCAGGTGGTGCCGGCGGCCGAGTTCTGGCCTGCCGAGGGCTATCACCAGAATTACTATCGCGAAAATCCGCAACAGGGCTATTGCGCCGTGGTGATTTCACCGAAGTTGGCGAAATTCCGCGCCAAATTCGCCTCGCGCCTCAAGGCGTCGTAGCCGTATCGGCTACGGCCTCTGCCAGTTTCAGGCAGCTCAGCGGCGACGACCCCTCGGCCTTGTTGTTGACCACCAGGTAGACCGGCTGGCCGGCGCGCGCATAGTGCGCCGCCAGCGTCGCCAGCACGCGGCGTGTATCGGGATCAGGATCGACCAGCTTGTCGAACGGCGCGTATTTCGCTTTGGCCTGTTCGTAGCGATGCGCACTGTTCAGGCTCCAGCGCACCACCAGCGGTCCGGCTGCCTGCTCGTCGAGCAGCGCCAGCGCCGCGGCCTGGCGGGCGGCGTTCGGCGTGCGCGCGTGCAATCCCAGGCAGTAGCGCACGCCTGCCTGACGCAATGTCTTGATGAGTCTGGGCGTGAGTAGCGTCGCGTCACGGATCTCCACCGCATAGCATGGTCCTGTGCCGGACGGCGAGCGCGCCAACGGCGGCAGGGCGGAGAGAAACTCGCCGAGTCGCTCGGCGAAGCGGTGGCCGGTTCCCAGCCACTCGGACGGCAATGGCGAGAACTGAAACACCAGCGCTCCCGCCTTGTCGCCCAGCCCCAGCAGGCAGGGCGTGACGAATTTGTCGACAGCCAGCGTGGCGTCCAGAAAGCAAGGGTTGGCGCTCACACCCTGGCCCTTGTCGTTGCGTACCGTGGCGTCGCACACCAGGCTCGGCGCCTTTACGACGAAGCGGAAATGCGCCGGCACCTGGCTGGCATAGCGCTGGTAATCGGCCAGGGCCAGCGGTGCGTAAAACGACCGGTCGATGCCGACGCAGCGCAGCAGCGGGTGGTTGGCGTAGGCGCCGAGGCCTTGCCGCGCGAGCTTGGTTTCCGCGTAATCGTCATCCCATACGATGCCCCGCCAGCCGGGGAATGACCAGGAAGACGTGCCGAGATGCAGGCCCGCGGGCAAGGCTGCGGCGAGTCTCAGGAGTGCAGTGTCGGCAGGTGCGGGCAGGACAGCGCCTCGCCGGGGCGACGGAGTTTTCGTGACGGCGATCACCTCCGGCGAACCATCGGCCGCATCCATTGGCTCAGTTGGCGCGGCAGCGGCATGCGCCGATCCGAACAGGTCGAACTGACTCACGTTCTGCCGCGCACTGCCTTATGCGCCGTAAATGTAGCGGCGCGACCAGGGCAGCCGGCTGGCAGGCTGGCCGGCTTTGCGGCAAATGACCTGGAACAGCGACGTGTGATCGTGCTCGAATGCATAGGCACAGCCGGCCAGATAAACCCGCCAGATTCGGTAGCGCTCTTCGCCGACCAGCGCCTTGATCTGGTCGGTGTGTGTTTCGAAGCGCTCGGCCCAAAGCGTGAGCGTGCGCGCGTAATGGCGTCGCAGGCTCTCGGCATCGAAAGGCTCGAGGCCGCCGCGCTGCATGGTTTCGAGCACCATGCTGATATGCGCCAGTTCACCGTCGGGGAAGACGTATTTGTCTATGAACTCGCCGCCGCCCAGCGCTGTCTCGCCGCTGTCCGGGTCGGTCGACGTGATGCCGTGGTTCATGGCGACGCCGTCGTCCTTGAGCAAGGCGTTCATCTTGCTGAAATAGGTCACCAGATTCTTGCGCCCGACGTGTTCGAACATGCCGACGCTGGTGATGCGGTCGAACTGGCCTTCGAGATCGCGGTAGTCCTGCAGGCGAATTTCGATGCGGTCCTGCAACCCTGCAGCCTTGATCCGTTCGTTGGCCAGATCGAACTGGTTTTGCGAGAGCGTGACGCCCAGGCACCTGGCGCCGAATTTTTGCGCCGCGCGGATCACCAGCGCACCCCAGCCGCAGCCGATATCGAGCAGTTGCTGGCCGGGTTGGACCTGAATCTTGGTGAGGATGTGATCGATTTTTTTCAGCTGCGCGGTATCGATGTCTTCGTCGCCGTTTTCGAAATAGCCGCACGAATAGACCATGTTCTTGTCCAGCCAGAGCTGGTAGAACTCATTCGACACGTCGTAGTGGAATTGAATGGCGCGCTTGTCGGTCTGCTTGCTGTGCGTGAAGTGCCGGGTGATCCGGCCGAACTTGCCGGTCGGGCTCACCGTGCCTCCGGCCAACGCATAGCCCATGTCGATCACGTCGGTGAG
It contains:
- a CDS encoding alpha/beta fold hydrolase; translated protein: MSSSLPRSGMAFDVTGDGDTAIFLLHGIGGNRHTWPALVDALGRAGYCAVACDLPGYGASATVEPYTLEQLALSCVQCMDIVGARRAVVLGHSMGGMVAQTIAALAPGRADGLILYATSAAFGRPDGDWQRDFVRQRTAPLDAGCSMSELARDLVARMVGPTASAQAIAAAVAAMGAVPPETYRAALGALVAFDRRADLPRIAVPTLALGAENDGNAPPAVLQKIAQRIPGAEYVCLPQAGHLAHLETPAAFNAAVLAFLSRHFPAASATSPMPPRPSRFS
- a CDS encoding acyl-CoA dehydrogenase family protein, with protein sequence MPSPSRSIVGEHFPLTDEQQNLLSLAEQVGRESLAPRAARWDREASFPFENYHDMRAAGLLGLCVPKSHGGLGADYATYMMVSAELGRHCGATALTFNMHSCSMMWTGILADDLDMSDAQRAEHLRYREHHFERVVRDGAIYAQPFSEGSAAAAGKAPFGTTATKVAGGWRINGRKIFASLSGAANYYGVLCTEESAAPSMRDTLYIAVPGDAPGLTVTGEWDPLGMRGTVSRTLIFKDVFVADELQLMPRGVYYQAAGRWPHMFMTLAPTYMGIAQAAYDFTVQYLRGEAPGMGAPVKRRMYPTKQIAVAQMHIMLEQTRALFLRAIQDARIDPGKQARLRAYAAQYTIMENANALCQLAIRTCGGQSMLKTLPLERLYRDSRCGALMLPWTAELCLDRIGREALYEPGESDDSPA
- a CDS encoding class I adenylate-forming enzyme family protein, whose amino-acid sequence is MNSLADLIEQHAQRTPQQIAVRCVSARDGQAAAVFDYATMWRRIERISGHLSETWRIAPGDRVACLGFNHELQISLLFACMRVGAMLAPLNIRLALPELAAIVQQAGVRVLWFDEAHRTQAEALQARLAGLHALEIGSIHDLVIHPSPKGLTYAPVDPHTPALLAYTSGTTGEPKGAVHTQAALLANARASWWAHDMSAADHVLSVLPLFHVGGLCIQTLPALLCGASVTLHARFDAGAWLDAVRTDRPTLSLMVPATLRAVLGHAGWADADLSSLRGVMAGSSVVPRAYIDAFHERGVPLGQVYGATETGPVSIVLKFARAMRKPGSTGMPCPGVEIRLVRHGKDVAPGEVGEIWVRGANLMQGYWGAPDHPAFVDGWFHSGDLARCDAEGDYEVVGRSKEMIISGGENIYPAEIENWLVGLPGVAECAVIGVSDERWGEVPVAVLSLHQAGSLDADAVLAFLGERIARYKLPRRIVFLPALPKSALGKVQKAVLRDELAKG
- the msrA gene encoding peptide-methionine (S)-S-oxide reductase MsrA — protein: MTDSAETATLGNGCFWCTEAVFQQVEGVQRVVSGYAGGHVRQPTYHQVCDGDTDHAEVVQVTFDPQVISYREILEIFFATHDPTTLNRQGNDVGTQYRSVIFYHSPAQREVAEQLIAELTREQLYPGPIVTQVVPAAEFWPAEGYHQNYYRENPQQGYCAVVISPKLAKFRAKFASRLKAS
- a CDS encoding DUF72 domain-containing protein produces the protein MSQFDLFGSAHAAAAPTEPMDAADGSPEVIAVTKTPSPRRGAVLPAPADTALLRLAAALPAGLHLGTSSWSFPGWRGIVWDDDYAETKLARQGLGAYANHPLLRCVGIDRSFYAPLALADYQRYASQVPAHFRFVVKAPSLVCDATVRNDKGQGVSANPCFLDATLAVDKFVTPCLLGLGDKAGALVFQFSPLPSEWLGTGHRFAERLGEFLSALPPLARSPSGTGPCYAVEIRDATLLTPRLIKTLRQAGVRYCLGLHARTPNAARQAAALALLDEQAAGPLVVRWSLNSAHRYEQAKAKYAPFDKLVDPDPDTRRVLATLAAHYARAGQPVYLVVNNKAEGSSPLSCLKLAEAVADTATTP
- a CDS encoding SAM-dependent methyltransferase, yielding MLWEKKLENWVTGIKQSSNLPVRLALWNGQQYDFGHFEAPQVTLRVAGPSAVTRLLTPSLDNLGEAYVKGEIDIEGRLTDVIDMGYALAGGTVSPTGKFGRITRHFTHSKQTDKRAIQFHYDVSNEFYQLWLDKNMVYSCGYFENGDEDIDTAQLKKIDHILTKIQVQPGQQLLDIGCGWGALVIRAAQKFGARCLGVTLSQNQFDLANERIKAAGLQDRIEIRLQDYRDLEGQFDRITSVGMFEHVGRKNLVTYFSKMNALLKDDGVAMNHGITSTDPDSGETALGGGEFIDKYVFPDGELAHISMVLETMQRGGLEPFDAESLRRHYARTLTLWAERFETHTDQIKALVGEERYRIWRVYLAGCAYAFEHDHTSLFQVICRKAGQPASRLPWSRRYIYGA